From Pseudomonas sp. StFLB209, a single genomic window includes:
- a CDS encoding KinB sensor domain-containing domain, with product MKLAMKLRTRLFLSISALITVALLGLVLGLVSVMQMARTQESMIQHNFVTLDLGLKLRQNLGDQLVMMLDSEPNPQALATLQTQFEGLLAQGVEHERLRTGTHGFEQTQQFYQQFIQAYRNNSEGGLSIRKNPELSASFNNLRNDLLGAYRSALDNINAAERDSRERAYWIAGLLSLVALAVLCIGFVTAHGIARRFGAPIEALAKAADKIGQGDFDVTLPISPAAEMNLLTRRFGLMAEALRKHQATNIDELLAGQQRLQAVLDSIDDGLLMIDRQGQLEHLNPVAQRQLGWDESRLGQRPGEALARPELDEEILLNLRGGTLERAPEDLCIEIDGESRLLTYSLTPVSHSAGHILGAVMVLHDVTEQRAFERVRSEFVLRASHELRTPVTGMHMAFGLLQERVHFAEESRETDLFNTVKEEMQRLMQLINDLLNFSRYQSGLQKLKLAPCAIDDLLEEARQRFIDRAQEQSIILQLDLQENIPRLHADQSQLERVLDNLLDNALRHTPENGLIRLQARRHGERAIISVEDSGEGIAYGNQARIFEPFVQVGRKKGGAGLGLALCKEIVQLHGGRMGVYSRPGQGTQFYMALPF from the coding sequence ATGAAGTTGGCAATGAAATTGCGCACACGCCTGTTTCTGAGTATCTCGGCCCTGATCACAGTGGCCCTGCTCGGGCTGGTTCTGGGTCTGGTCAGTGTCATGCAGATGGCACGGACTCAGGAGTCGATGATCCAGCACAACTTCGTGACTCTGGATCTGGGCCTCAAGCTGCGTCAGAACCTGGGCGATCAGTTGGTCATGATGCTCGACTCCGAACCCAACCCGCAGGCACTGGCGACGCTCCAGACCCAGTTCGAAGGGTTGCTGGCCCAAGGTGTCGAGCACGAGCGGCTGAGAACCGGCACCCACGGTTTTGAACAGACCCAGCAGTTCTATCAGCAATTCATCCAGGCCTACCGCAACAACAGCGAGGGCGGCCTGAGCATCCGCAAGAACCCTGAGCTGAGTGCCAGCTTCAACAACCTGCGCAATGACTTGCTGGGCGCCTATCGCAGCGCCCTGGACAACATCAACGCGGCCGAGCGTGATTCACGCGAGCGCGCGTACTGGATCGCCGGGCTGCTCAGCCTGGTTGCTCTGGCCGTGCTGTGCATCGGGTTTGTCACTGCGCATGGCATCGCCCGCCGCTTTGGTGCACCGATCGAAGCCCTGGCCAAGGCCGCCGACAAGATCGGCCAGGGCGATTTTGACGTCACCCTGCCTATTTCACCGGCAGCGGAGATGAACCTGCTGACCCGCCGCTTCGGCCTGATGGCCGAGGCGCTGCGCAAACACCAGGCCACCAATATCGACGAACTGCTGGCTGGCCAGCAACGCCTGCAAGCGGTGCTCGACAGCATTGACGACGGCCTGTTGATGATCGACCGCCAGGGCCAGCTTGAGCACCTCAATCCGGTCGCCCAGCGCCAGCTTGGCTGGGACGAAAGCCGCCTCGGTCAACGCCCCGGCGAAGCGCTGGCACGCCCGGAGCTGGACGAAGAAATTCTCCTCAACCTGCGCGGCGGCACGCTGGAGCGCGCCCCGGAAGATCTGTGCATCGAGATCGACGGCGAATCACGGCTGCTGACCTACAGCCTGACCCCGGTCAGCCATAGCGCCGGGCACATTCTCGGCGCGGTGATGGTCCTGCATGATGTGACCGAGCAGCGCGCCTTCGAGCGGGTGCGCAGCGAGTTCGTGCTGCGCGCCTCCCACGAACTGCGCACCCCGGTCACCGGCATGCACATGGCCTTCGGTCTTTTGCAAGAACGGGTGCATTTCGCCGAAGAAAGCCGCGAGACCGACCTGTTCAATACGGTCAAGGAAGAGATGCAGCGCCTGATGCAACTGATCAACGACCTGCTGAACTTCTCCCGCTACCAAAGCGGCCTGCAGAAACTCAAGCTGGCGCCGTGCGCCATCGATGACTTGCTCGAAGAGGCGCGCCAGCGCTTTATTGATCGCGCCCAGGAACAGAGCATCATTCTCCAGCTCGACCTGCAAGAAAATATCCCGCGCCTGCACGCCGACCAGTCACAACTGGAGCGGGTACTGGACAACCTGCTGGACAACGCCTTGCGCCACACCCCGGAAAACGGCCTGATCCGCCTGCAGGCCCGGCGTCATGGTGAACGGGCGATCATCAGTGTCGAAGACAGCGGCGAAGGCATTGCGTACGGCAATCAGGCGCGGATCTTCGAGCCGTTTGTCCAGGTCGGCCGCAAGAAGGGCGGCGCGGGCCTGGGGCTGGCCCTGTGCAAGGAAATCGTCCAGTTGCATGGTGGACGCATGGGCGTGTATTCACGGCCGGGCCAAGGCACCCAGTTCTATATGGCCTTGCCATTCTGA
- a CDS encoding N-acetylmuramoyl-L-alanine amidase translates to MKLFFAVVSLLVLSACASGPRLDTSHPSKNFDNRIQYVILHYTSASQERSLQLLTSGQVSSHYLIGDDSRATIFKLVDENARAWHAGDSQWDGRTWLNSSSIGIEIVNPGFTEGPNGRLWYPYSEAQIQSLIVLLKDIVKRNGIEPKHIIGHSDIAPMRKLDPGPLFPWKRLAQEGLGIWPDERLVASQQALFAVRLPDILWFQQQLARVGYSTPQTGVLDTETRNVLAAFQMRFRPQRFDGEPDAQSAAMLQVLNSQR, encoded by the coding sequence ATGAAGCTGTTTTTCGCTGTTGTATCCCTTCTGGTTCTCAGTGCCTGCGCTAGCGGCCCCCGGCTGGACACCAGCCACCCCTCGAAGAATTTCGATAACCGTATCCAGTACGTCATCCTGCACTACACCTCGGCGTCTCAGGAGCGCTCGCTGCAACTGCTGACCAGCGGCCAGGTCAGCAGTCATTACCTGATTGGCGACGATAGCCGGGCCACCATATTCAAACTGGTCGATGAAAATGCCCGCGCCTGGCACGCCGGCGACAGCCAGTGGGACGGACGCACCTGGCTCAACTCCTCGTCGATCGGCATTGAGATCGTCAACCCCGGCTTTACCGAAGGCCCGAACGGGCGGCTGTGGTACCCCTACAGTGAAGCGCAGATCCAGTCGCTGATTGTCTTGCTCAAGGATATCGTCAAGCGCAACGGAATCGAGCCAAAGCACATCATTGGCCACAGCGATATTGCGCCGATGCGTAAGCTCGACCCGGGACCATTGTTCCCCTGGAAGCGGCTGGCCCAGGAAGGCTTGGGTATCTGGCCTGACGAGCGTCTGGTCGCCAGCCAGCAGGCACTGTTTGCCGTGCGCCTGCCAGACATCCTGTGGTTCCAGCAGCAGTTGGCCAGAGTCGGCTACAGCACTCCGCAGACCGGCGTGCTGGACACCGAAACCCGCAATGTACTGGCCGCCTTCCAGATGCGCTTTCGCCCGCAACGTTTCGACGGCGAACCGGATGCGCAGAGTGCGGCGATGTTGCAGGTGCTCAACAGCCAGCGCTGA
- a CDS encoding GGDEF domain-containing protein yields the protein MSDDAERWKEKYLKGIEQQDRLEKRWQARLDLLRRGLVRSSLAAEGTDRAVDECMKEMREIVRKDDMDAGLAGLIPRLEKAVLDSEQRREVRVGQIGDALNALVAQLQSLPLPREVRKPLKRFAKNLDDRATQARELPLLLSELSGLQGKALDAIERPDEGHRPGLLERLFGSRDETHDPQPGEPAAAAVAAPSAAARPGEPVADDDDAAEVEEQPRPATPQEPVAVHPEPTKPVSSAPAGAPAAHSVSAEPAVVEPAPQNTIEPAPLAEVAPAPEAPSAAPVVEPVPALASGEIKAEPQTPASAPPLNGLGQVDALLAPVPTVPFQQLPQAAADTPKALEAEREADEPEEAAEEQAADGEYGLPSSPEPSYSSVAAHIEETLLGLLEDLNLPEIHRPHAESMRHRLEHGLNWYELLPILDDLAILMLAVSDSGQHEFETYLKQLNQRLESFQSGLQAVNEGYQESHCSARDFDSQLREQVDDLQSSVQEASDLISLKRVLESRLEGMLGAMDDYQRKRDEREREVAESLQSLAGRVASMEQEALGVRANLEEQRRKALLDPLTGLPNRAAWGERLEREIARWQQNRDSLLIGILDLDHFKRINDGYGHLAGDKVLKIVAKELHRRLRTTDFLARFGGEEFVLLMPATELQTGLLMLDELRAAVERCPFHFKGEPVTITVSIGVTDLRAAERSDTALKRADQALYRAKESGRNRVEQG from the coding sequence ATGAGTGACGACGCCGAGCGTTGGAAAGAGAAGTACCTCAAGGGCATCGAGCAGCAGGACCGTCTGGAGAAGCGCTGGCAGGCCCGTCTCGACCTGTTGCGCCGTGGTCTGGTGCGCAGCAGCCTGGCGGCGGAGGGTACCGACCGGGCGGTCGACGAATGCATGAAGGAAATGCGCGAAATCGTCCGCAAGGATGACATGGACGCCGGGCTGGCCGGGTTGATCCCGCGTCTGGAAAAGGCCGTGCTCGACTCCGAGCAGCGCCGTGAAGTGCGGGTCGGGCAGATCGGTGATGCGCTGAACGCGCTGGTCGCCCAGTTGCAGAGCCTGCCGCTGCCACGCGAGGTGCGCAAGCCGCTCAAGCGCTTCGCCAAAAACCTCGATGATCGAGCCACCCAGGCCCGTGAGCTGCCGCTGCTGCTCAGCGAACTCAGCGGTTTGCAAGGCAAGGCACTCGACGCCATTGAGCGACCTGACGAGGGTCACCGGCCCGGCTTGCTTGAGCGCCTGTTCGGTTCGCGCGATGAAACCCATGACCCGCAACCTGGCGAGCCTGCCGCCGCCGCTGTTGCGGCGCCGTCTGCAGCGGCCCGGCCCGGTGAACCGGTTGCCGACGACGATGACGCTGCCGAGGTCGAGGAACAACCGCGTCCTGCTACGCCGCAGGAACCTGTTGCCGTTCACCCTGAGCCAACCAAGCCGGTCAGTTCTGCACCAGCAGGAGCGCCTGCCGCCCATTCGGTCTCTGCCGAACCGGCTGTCGTTGAACCTGCTCCTCAGAACACCATTGAGCCTGCGCCCCTGGCTGAAGTCGCCCCGGCGCCCGAAGCGCCGAGCGCTGCGCCGGTTGTAGAGCCTGTGCCGGCGCTGGCTTCAGGCGAAATCAAAGCCGAGCCGCAGACCCCGGCCAGCGCCCCGCCGTTGAACGGGCTAGGACAGGTTGATGCGTTGCTGGCCCCGGTACCGACGGTGCCGTTCCAGCAATTGCCGCAGGCCGCTGCGGATACGCCAAAAGCCCTCGAAGCCGAGCGTGAGGCCGACGAGCCCGAAGAAGCTGCCGAGGAGCAAGCGGCGGACGGCGAATACGGCTTGCCGTCCTCACCGGAGCCCAGTTACAGCTCGGTGGCCGCACACATCGAAGAGACCCTGCTGGGCCTGCTTGAAGACCTCAACCTGCCCGAAATCCACCGGCCACATGCCGAGTCGATGCGCCATCGCCTCGAACATGGGTTGAACTGGTACGAACTGCTACCGATTCTCGACGATCTTGCAATCTTGATGCTGGCTGTCAGCGACAGTGGTCAGCACGAATTCGAAACCTACCTCAAGCAGCTCAATCAGCGTCTTGAGTCGTTCCAGAGTGGCTTGCAGGCGGTCAACGAGGGGTATCAGGAAAGCCATTGTTCGGCGCGGGATTTCGACAGCCAGTTACGCGAACAGGTCGACGATCTGCAAAGCAGCGTGCAGGAGGCATCGGACCTGATCAGCCTCAAGCGGGTGCTGGAAAGCCGCCTCGAAGGCATGCTCGGCGCCATGGATGACTATCAGCGCAAGCGCGACGAGCGCGAGCGTGAAGTCGCCGAAAGCCTGCAAAGCCTGGCTGGCCGGGTGGCGAGCATGGAGCAGGAAGCGCTGGGCGTGCGTGCCAATCTGGAAGAGCAGCGGCGCAAGGCGCTGCTCGACCCGCTGACCGGCCTGCCCAACCGGGCGGCGTGGGGCGAGCGTCTGGAGCGGGAAATCGCCCGTTGGCAGCAGAACCGCGATAGCCTGCTGATCGGTATTCTGGATCTGGATCACTTCAAGCGCATCAATGACGGCTATGGGCATCTGGCCGGCGACAAGGTGCTCAAGATCGTCGCCAAGGAGCTGCACCGGCGTCTGCGCACCACCGATTTCCTGGCCCGCTTTGGCGGTGAGGAGTTTGTCTTGCTGATGCCGGCCACTGAGCTGCAAACCGGGCTGTTGATGCTCGATGAGCTGCGTGCGGCGGTGGAGCGTTGCCCGTTCCACTTCAAGGGCGAGCCGGTGACTATCACGGTGTCGATTGGGGTGACCGATCTGCGCGCTGCTGAACGCAGCGACACTGCGCTCAAGCGCGCTGACCAGGCGCTGTATCGGGCCAAGGAAAGCGGCCGCAACCGGGTTGAACAAGGGTGA
- a CDS encoding endonuclease/exonuclease/phosphatase family protein, with the protein MRRWGKGNERVAGLRDPQVNEHHLSASGLPDNGRLRLLSFNIQVGINTQRYHHYLTRSWQHVLPHFGRAGNLQKIGALIGDFDLVALQEADGGSLRSGYINQVEHLAQLGAFPYWYQQLNRNLGRLAQHSNGVLSRLKPGSIEDHPLPGPAGRGAILMRFGEGDDALVVVMMHLALGARTRTRQLAYIRELIGNYRHQVLMGDMNTHATDLLEHSPLRDLGLLAPQIEATFPSWRPQRCLDHILLSPTLTLERVQVLAQPISDHLPVAVEIRLPASLCGDSLPVPSGI; encoded by the coding sequence ATGCGCCGCTGGGGCAAGGGTAACGAGCGTGTCGCCGGCCTGCGAGACCCGCAGGTCAATGAACATCACCTGAGTGCCAGCGGCTTGCCGGACAATGGTCGTCTGCGGCTGTTGAGCTTCAATATCCAGGTGGGTATCAACACCCAGCGCTATCACCATTACCTGACCCGCAGTTGGCAGCATGTGCTGCCGCACTTCGGCCGGGCCGGTAACCTGCAAAAAATCGGTGCGCTGATCGGTGATTTCGACCTGGTGGCGTTGCAGGAAGCCGATGGCGGCAGTCTGCGCTCCGGCTACATCAACCAGGTCGAGCATCTGGCACAACTGGGGGCTTTTCCCTACTGGTATCAGCAGCTCAATCGCAACCTGGGGCGCCTGGCCCAGCACAGCAACGGGGTGCTCAGCCGTCTCAAGCCTGGCTCGATCGAGGACCATCCGTTGCCCGGCCCGGCCGGGCGAGGGGCGATTCTGATGCGTTTCGGCGAAGGTGACGACGCGCTGGTGGTGGTGATGATGCACCTGGCACTCGGTGCCCGCACCCGCACCCGGCAACTGGCCTATATCCGCGAACTGATCGGCAATTATCGCCATCAGGTGCTGATGGGCGACATGAACACCCACGCCACCGACCTGCTTGAGCACTCGCCGTTGCGCGATCTGGGTCTGTTGGCACCGCAAATCGAAGCGACGTTTCCCAGTTGGCGCCCGCAGCGCTGCCTGGACCATATTCTGCTGAGCCCGACCCTGACCCTGGAACGGGTTCAGGTGCTGGCCCAGCCCATTTCCGATCATCTGCCCGTGGCGGTAGAGATCCGTCTGCCAGCGTCGCTGTGCGGGGACTCCTTACCTGTTCCTAGCGGAATCTGA
- a CDS encoding thiol:disulfide interchange protein DsbA/DsbL — MRNLILSAALVAASVFGMTAQAAQPIEAGKQYVELSSPVAVSEPGKIEVVELFWYGCPHCYAFEPTINPWADKLPADVHFVRIPALFGGPWDAHGQLFITLEEMGVEHKVHAAIFDAIQNKRQRLTDPEDMAEFLATQGVDKDKFLSTFKSFAVKGKIAKYKELAKQYQVTGVPTMVVNGKYRFDLGTSGGPEATLQVADQLIAKERAAAKAGQ, encoded by the coding sequence ATGCGTAACCTGATTCTCAGCGCCGCTCTGGTAGCCGCCAGTGTGTTCGGCATGACCGCACAGGCCGCCCAGCCGATCGAGGCAGGCAAACAATATGTCGAACTGAGCAGTCCGGTGGCTGTGTCGGAGCCTGGCAAGATCGAAGTCGTTGAGCTGTTCTGGTACGGTTGCCCGCATTGCTATGCATTCGAACCGACCATCAACCCATGGGCTGACAAGCTGCCCGCCGACGTGCATTTCGTGCGCATTCCGGCACTGTTCGGTGGCCCTTGGGATGCTCATGGCCAACTGTTCATCACCCTGGAAGAAATGGGCGTCGAGCACAAGGTTCACGCGGCCATCTTCGATGCCATCCAGAACAAGCGCCAGCGCTTGACCGACCCTGAAGACATGGCTGAATTCCTGGCCACCCAAGGCGTCGACAAAGACAAGTTCCTCAGCACCTTCAAATCGTTCGCCGTCAAAGGCAAGATCGCCAAGTACAAAGAGCTGGCCAAGCAGTATCAGGTCACTGGCGTACCGACCATGGTCGTCAATGGCAAATACCGCTTTGACCTGGGTACTTCCGGTGGCCCGGAAGCCACGTTGCAGGTCGCCGACCAGCTGATCGCCAAAGAGCGTGCAGCTGCCAAGGCCGGCCAGTAA
- a CDS encoding c-type cytochrome → MNTLLVSLLLTLGVCAGAQAADLAGNAAAGQGKALVCGACHGPDGNSPIGNFPKLAGQGERYLLKQLQEIKGGKRTVPEMTGLLVPLNDQDLADLAAWYASQKGSVGAANPALVARGEALFRGGKLEDGMPACIGCHSPDGAGNAPAGYPRLSGQHADYIKKQLTAFREEERVNDGDSMVMRSIAAKLSNKDIEALAQYIQGLH, encoded by the coding sequence ATGAACACATTGCTCGTGAGTCTGCTACTGACCCTGGGGGTCTGCGCAGGGGCGCAGGCCGCCGACCTGGCCGGCAACGCTGCCGCCGGACAAGGCAAAGCGCTGGTGTGTGGCGCCTGCCATGGCCCGGATGGCAACAGCCCGATAGGCAACTTTCCCAAACTCGCCGGCCAAGGCGAGCGCTACCTGCTCAAGCAATTGCAGGAGATCAAGGGCGGCAAGCGCACGGTGCCGGAAATGACCGGCCTGCTGGTGCCCCTCAATGATCAGGACCTGGCCGATCTTGCCGCCTGGTACGCCAGCCAGAAAGGCAGTGTCGGTGCCGCCAACCCCGCGTTGGTCGCTCGCGGTGAAGCCTTGTTCCGTGGCGGCAAACTCGAAGACGGCATGCCGGCCTGCATCGGTTGTCATTCTCCTGACGGCGCCGGCAACGCCCCGGCCGGATACCCTCGCCTGAGCGGTCAGCATGCCGACTACATCAAGAAACAACTGACCGCCTTTCGCGAAGAAGAGCGGGTCAACGATGGCGACAGCATGGTCATGCGCTCAATCGCCGCAAAACTCAGTAACAAAGACATCGAGGCGCTGGCCCAGTATATTCAGGGCCTGCATTAA